In the Octopus sinensis linkage group LG17, ASM634580v1, whole genome shotgun sequence genome, one interval contains:
- the LOC115220711 gene encoding thyroglobulin isoform X2, which translates to MPIYKDEDFLDSPQNLFAVVQDLLLSTMKYIFFIALSVVAAGAHICSPNACKYFECLPVENCVDGEIGKGFCGCCDICIKHLKEGDPCFLGDMFGSLVTSKCGLNLVCSRRSRTCIKPLNCTQLKSETEGKNLLGAFIPRCETDGTFSAVQCHGSVCYCAHTDGTRIPGFQSAIHNIQGMNCNCARHKFAYGKTGLIGKLFHCESNGNYNKIQCTGSACYCVDEVGKLVGESVHVSQRKSMTC; encoded by the exons atttattgTTGTCGACCATGAAGTACATCTTCTTTATTGCCCTGAGTGTTGTAGCAGCCGGTGCTCACATCTGCTCACCTAATGCCTGCAAATATTTTGAATGTCTACCTGTAGAAAATTGTGTAGATGGTGAAATAGGAAAAGGATTTTGTGGATGTTGTGATATTTGCATAAAACATTTGA AGGAAGGTGATCCCTGCTTTCTCGGAGATATGTTTGGAAGCCTAGTCACCAGCAAGTGTGGTCTTAATCTTGTCTGCAGCAGACGTTCCAGAACTTGCATCA AACCATTGAATTGTACACAACTGAAATCGGAGACTGAGGGCAAGAATTTGCTCGGAGCATTTATTCCTCGATGTGAAACTGATGGAACTTTCTCTGCTGTCCAGTGTCATGGATCAGT gTGTTACTGTGCACACACAGATGGTACTCGTATCCCAGGATTCCAGTCTGCCATTCATAATATCCAAGGAATGAATTGCA ACTGTGCCCGCCATAAGTTCGCATATGGAAAGACTGGCTTGATTGGCAAACTGTTCCACTGTGAATCCAACGGTAATTACAACAAAATCCAATGTACAGGAAGTGCATGCTATTGTGTTGACGAGGTTGGCAAACTAGTTGGTGAATCAGTTCATGTTAGCCAGAGAAAATCTATGACCTGCTAG
- the LOC115220711 gene encoding thyroglobulin isoform X1, translating into MFMFCTSFFNNKKINSNKILETIYSDLLLSTMKYIFFIALSVVAAGAHICSPNACKYFECLPVENCVDGEIGKGFCGCCDICIKHLKEGDPCFLGDMFGSLVTSKCGLNLVCSRRSRTCIKPLNCTQLKSETEGKNLLGAFIPRCETDGTFSAVQCHGSVCYCAHTDGTRIPGFQSAIHNIQGMNCNCARHKFAYGKTGLIGKLFHCESNGNYNKIQCTGSACYCVDEVGKLVGESVHVSQRKSMTC; encoded by the exons ATGTTTATGTTTTGTACATCttttttcaacaacaaaaaaataaattctaataAAATTCTGGAAACGATCTACTCAG atttattgTTGTCGACCATGAAGTACATCTTCTTTATTGCCCTGAGTGTTGTAGCAGCCGGTGCTCACATCTGCTCACCTAATGCCTGCAAATATTTTGAATGTCTACCTGTAGAAAATTGTGTAGATGGTGAAATAGGAAAAGGATTTTGTGGATGTTGTGATATTTGCATAAAACATTTGA AGGAAGGTGATCCCTGCTTTCTCGGAGATATGTTTGGAAGCCTAGTCACCAGCAAGTGTGGTCTTAATCTTGTCTGCAGCAGACGTTCCAGAACTTGCATCA AACCATTGAATTGTACACAACTGAAATCGGAGACTGAGGGCAAGAATTTGCTCGGAGCATTTATTCCTCGATGTGAAACTGATGGAACTTTCTCTGCTGTCCAGTGTCATGGATCAGT gTGTTACTGTGCACACACAGATGGTACTCGTATCCCAGGATTCCAGTCTGCCATTCATAATATCCAAGGAATGAATTGCA ACTGTGCCCGCCATAAGTTCGCATATGGAAAGACTGGCTTGATTGGCAAACTGTTCCACTGTGAATCCAACGGTAATTACAACAAAATCCAATGTACAGGAAGTGCATGCTATTGTGTTGACGAGGTTGGCAAACTAGTTGGTGAATCAGTTCATGTTAGCCAGAGAAAATCTATGACCTGCTAG